TGATATTCCAACCTCCATCAGTTCATTCAATAGCAACCAGATTTGATTCAAATCGATACACCTTAGAAACAGACTTGTATCAATTAAGATGTTCACAAAAAGGGCCACACTAGGGTTAGACGGCGAATCTAAGATGGCATAGGTATCTACTCCCCTATCAACAAAAGTCGcccatcttaaaaaaaaaaaaaaaaaacgaatcaGTAGGTCGATGATCCAAATCTTCAATCTTCGGATGGATCGGTCATGGTCGGCTCTTCCTCAGTCGGCTCCTCCTCTCTATTCGATTCAGCGAGTGCAATTGGCTCCATAGGTGCGTCGAAGATGTGCTCAGGAAAGGGACCTACGAACTGCTCCCCTACACACATATATAAGGCATACCAACAATACGAAACCACTCCTAACGGAGCTCCCTCTTCTACCCTTAACGCCAATACATACATAGCTGGCCCTATATGCGAAACGTCTAAATGTATTAAATCACGATATTAGTTGCATAGTCAACGGGGACCCCATAACACATAACGGGAGCTATCAACATTTGCACTAATCTAAAAAGTTAAGAACAACATGGGTTAGCACAAGCTTAGCAAGAAAAACGTCCAATTGCATCGTGCCTAACCTAAATCATCAATATTATGAATCTTGGATTGAGGATTATAGTTGAATAACTAGCCGATTAAATTAGGATAGATTTTAACTATGTTATCTATCCGACACCAATATTCCCAAGATCATATATaatagggataagtacaccatgagtgttataacttgtgtaccgcgttcacttgagtgtcataactttcaaaacgttcacttaggtgccataattttaaaaaatcgttcacttaagtgccacgtcggagcaaaatcatttacttgagtgttacagcaactttttcggcgtgccacatcagctttccggcgtgtcacgtcatctttccgacgtgccacgtcatctttccaacgtgccacgtcagtttttcggctgccacttcagcttttccggcatccacgtcaacatggcactcaagtgaatgatttttgaaagttatgacacttaagtgaacattttgaaagttatggcactcaagtgaatgccgtacaaaagttatgacacttctagtgtacttttccctatatAATAGCATAACCTTCACCATAGATCACTGTGCACATGCGCATGCAAGGATGTAATGCAACCATGCTTGCTGAATGCATTCTCTCTTGATGCACCCTTCACAACACCGTCAATCTCAAATTGACTCAGCTTTATAATCATCTACTCTGAGGCTCCAAGGACAATGGCTATAGCATTATGAGCACAAATGCTCAAGCATCCCCTCTGCTCCGAGGCTCTATGGACAACGGCTATAGAAAACCCAGCGCACAACTCAGGGTGTCCCACATTCACTTTGCATTCACTTCTAACACAATGGTGAGCTCACATGACATGCCGTGCAATGAAATGATGGGAATACTTCAATAAAATAGCTCCTCATTTACATTGATACTCAACAAATTCCATAGATCACATTATCACATCATATGCGCCAGCATGCTAGATCACAAGATAAGGAAACCATTAAAATGTCATTCTATTACATACTGGTCACACCACTCAAGGAAGTACGCCACTTCATTCTGAATGACCAAGCAAAGATCTCATTTTGGTTACAAACTGATTCTTATTCATTCAATTCTCATAAGAACTCGCCCTAGTAGTCATTGGGCACATTAATAAGTATAGTCAGCATACAAGCATATCCCGAGTTAGATATATTTAACAAGATAGCATGAAATTGCAAACGAACCTATTTAGAATAGCACTTGTTAGGCTTCATAGAATCACTGAACTGACTATAGCAAAATAAACTCTTCCTTTTCTCACATTTTCTCATATAAGGCATCCATCTACCAAGAACAACTAATCCTTTAGACCTCCTTTCTTGCTCTGAAATTATCTTTCAACCGTAAGTTCATCAGGTCCTAATAAGTCCCATAACCAATTTATCATCTCACCACATCACCCTGGTCCATGCACGCCCTAACCGAGCTCATTTATTGCATATAGTTGTATCAATTGCACCATCCAAAGACTAAAATTCATCCAATTATCAGCTCCAATCACAAGATAACAGACCTAAAATCGAGCCAATTCTTACTGATTTATTAACCTCAAGACTATACGAGACAATTGGAAGAGTTTCTTGACTTAGAACTCGAAATGTGTCGTCGTTTGCCAAGTTCTTTCGCCCCTTGTCGCCGCTAAAACACTCTGAAACCTCCTCTTGCAGCTGCCAGTCGCCGAgcatgaaggagagagaggagatgaaGAGACCCAAAAAAACCTCTTTCTCAGCTCACTTACACACTTATATAGGGATGGGGGAGGATAGTTGATGTGATTTCTTGTCCTACAAGTGGCGAGCTGCATGCAAGGGTTCCTATCATCTTGAACCAGCTGTCCACTTTCCCTAAGTGCATATGCTTAAGCTCCCCTAATCACGCTACTTGTCATTAGTCCTTAAGCATGCACACTCTATTAATCCCCTCTTGCACCAATTGTCCTAATCTGGGGCTAATGACTGCCCCTTCACTCACCACTTATCTAATGTCTTTTCCTTGCCCTTTCATCTACCTACTTTGCATGATTTATATACACAACAAGAGTGACCAACGTGAGGTCTAATACACGTAACATGCTCTTGATTTCTCAATTTGATGCATCACCATTTTCGTTCCAATTTAGTTCTAGTGAGGTTCGGCCATCATGGTCATGCGCGCGCGcttgcacacacacacacacacacatatatatatatatatatatatatatccagcTTTGACCAAGACTCCCATTTGATTCTTTAAGCCCTTATCGAATTCTCTTCTTGCGAGATTGGCCATGCTAGACCCGAATTACTTCAGTATAATGGCTCCCTTCACGTAGGTTTGATTCCTTGTTCCTTTCCCCACATTTCCAATCAAATGTGATACGTCTATATAACTCGACCTTCACTTTAATTAGTATAGGAATAACACAAGTCTCCTCTCTAAGGTTGGTCCCCAAACCTCTTTCGGTATTCTTTGACCCCTTTAGAAATCGTCGGAATTGGGATGTCACATAAGTTGTCTCAGGATACCAGGTACATCAATCTGTGTTTAATCTACTATTGGAGGTGCATTTGACGACCCCAATACGCCTGCCTACTCACCAAGGGGTGGTGAGGAGAGTTATCATGGCCAAGGTTGCCTGGATTGCGTTTGTTCCTAGTTCTCGTTGTCATACTTCTCATATCAACCATACGGTTCCCACCAAGCAtgccaaaaaaatgttttgtagGAATTTTTTCGCGACAACATATCATTCACCGAAATTTGTTTTTTGGCATTTAAATATGAGAAAGGGTCATGTGAAGATCTTGGACGGGATATATCCAGATAGTCAAAAAGTCAACACGTGAGATTTGTAAAGATTCAGTTagaattacacaaatattatctcAACTAGAGTTTGACTTGATGGAGAGACTCTGTAAGTACAACTTGAAGGAATCAATACaagtgaaaatgaaagaaaatatacaaaCGTAGACCAAActagagtttgactcaatgggAGGGTTTGGTAAGCACAATTTTTCTCGGAAGATAACAAACGAACTCACTAGTTCTTGTGCCGGAGTTTAACTCGACGATAAAGCCTTGAATATGTTTCGCTAATACactagagtttgactcgatggtgcAGTATTTGGGATAAAGATAGACGttggagtttgactcaatgatgagaatttgaaaaatgcagTTAAGAAAAGTAAAGTGCAACGcaataagtaaaaataaaacaaatttgttgatttgtttagGGGGGAACTTTTGTGGTTCTCCAGTGGTATTTATAAAGGTTGATGAGGTAACAAAAATTTCTTCCAATGCTAAAAAAAGTCGTAACTTATtgtaattgagtcaattcaatcctaaatctctttttcgtgccaattcggtcttaaaatttttgcatttgtgtcgaTTCGGTCTATTTGACAAATTTGGATGCTAATGTGAATGCGGGTCGTCCTTCGTGAGACAaccgacgttgacgtggacaaattttaataattctttagactttttttctctttgcttttttcttttttccttggacTTAGGGCTAGGGAGACCGCTTAACCCCTTGCCCTGATTTGGTCGAGCAAATACtattttagtcataaactttttaatcttgtcaatttaattttaaatctttgcACGAAATTCCAATAAGATCTTTCTGGTCAATTCAATGCACCCTCAATATTAGGAGTGTGCAAGATGGATCGACCGGACCAAAGGGTTTGGTCCGGTTCTAGAGATCATTGGTTTAGTCTCCGATTTTTCAAGGTGGAATCGGTGTCCCAGCaatccgattcccgattttaggAGAAACCGGATCGATGGACCGCCCACttggactaatttttttttaatttttcttttatcttttgtatACAATTAGCATGTGTAGAAATGAAATTCTAGGCAAAAAAAGGGACTTGCACATGAGGAAAAATTTCCGgttaaatattttctcgttAAATACATTATTGCACTTAGAATGAGATCCACATAACTACGTACAATTGAGGAGAATATCGAACAAATCCCGtattttaattacattttccttttatttttattttacccATTTTATTGGATTGCCCGGGAATTGGACTAACTAGTCCCGAGACCTCCGGTCCAACCCCCAATTTCGTAAATTGAGAATCGGGATCATCGGTCCTATCCCCGATTCTTGAGGGAACCGAACCTGCACGGATCATGCTCACCTCTACTCAACATTTGCGACAGACTCTAATTTCCATCTTCTAGTATtagaaatggaaaataaaaaatagcaataGCGTGGAGTATGCCACAACTAcatgggcaaaaaataaaataagtaaggGTTCTCCTCACAAAGGACGAAAAAGATACAAGAGAATCCGGTTTTCCATTTCTCGATTGCTCACCGAATCAAAAACCGTTCGCCCATCGCCCCTCCCAAAAAATGCTCCTTTTCCATGTCATGTTCCTTCCCCCTCCACCCACTATAACAAGAAACCacctcttcctctctcatcgTCTCTCACctcccccacctctctctctctctctacatccgAACGCAGCCTcaaagctcctcctcctcctcctctcgccaccgcccatcgccaccaccgccgccgctccGATGGCGTCCTCCGATCCCCAGGCCGACCCGCAGCGCCGCCAGCACGTCGTCGTAATGCGCCATGGTGACCGCATCGACAACTTCGAGCCGCTCTGGGTGTCCACGGCGGCCCGACCCTGGGACCCGCCCCTCGTCGAGGCGGGCTGGGTCCGGGCGTTCTGCACCGGCCGCAAGCTCCGGGATCAGCTCGGCTTCCCGATCCACCGCGTCTTCGTGTCCCCTTTCCTCCGCTGTGTCCAGACGGCCTCCGAGGCCGTCTCCGCCCTCTGCGCCGTCGACGACGAGGACCTCACCACCACGAACTCGGAGGCCCTCTCCATCGATCCGTCAAGGCTCAAGGTCAGTCCTCCCCGAGTCTGTGACTGTTTGAGTGTGCACGCAATGTGATGTGCGATCATTGGAATGCGATGGCGATAGTTTTGATTGGAGTAGATCGCCGATTGATCGTTAGAGGCTGAGAGAGTAATGGACTTTAAGGTCAACGAGTGCGGTCGTCGATTATGCGTAGGTGGAATTCAGTGACGTGCGTGTCAAGCTAAAGAGCGGTGTTGCATACATACGGTTCGGGCGAGCTCGATGATAGATTTGATCAGATAGCAAACAATTCTCCGAAGTGAATGATTGTTGATGACTGTTTGCACTCTCTATGATTAGTAAAGTGGTCTCCATCCATGCAGGAGCCACTGTTATGTGAGAGGGGAACGAATTAAGGTGTGTAAATTAGCTTTGCCTATCGTTATCAAGAAGGTAAAATGTGAAGTTAGAAAACTTTTCTGATGTGTAGAAATCCTTCCTGGCGAGTTGCTGATGTTGACTTGTaatgtgtgtgtgagagagagagagatttgtctCATTAGAGTGATGCAAATTGAGCAACATTATTGTGGGTCAGTTTAAGGTAGAGTGAATATATGACCTGTGTGTGCAAAATCAAGTGAAAAAGAAGAGTAGTATGGCCCCTTTGAGTCAAATGCTTGAGAACAGAATGTGGGCTGAAGTTTGTgaagtttgatttttcatgtGAGCACTGAAGAGAATGcatatttctttttcccattttgggAGCAGTTTGCATTTGAAGTTATGTTTGGCGATAGGTAAGTAGTTGTGATCTAATTAGCTAGGGAAGTATTCATTCCCGGCAATGGGCATATCCTTGAAGCACAGTTATCAGGATATTGTATCGTGTAACATTCATGCATCAATATGTGGCATCAGGAAGGCAACGGCGATATTCAATAGAAGGCGGAGTCAAGCAGGGCAGTGCAGTACCATAGTATCTTTGAATTAGCTAGATTTTATCGACAATGTCCGTTTCAATAAAAGAGTTACTAATATTGTTAATGCCATGTTCGTCTAGAGGAAAGGtaggagaaatttttttgaaggaaACTTATCTCAGGGTGAAACATGTTGCTTAGCTACTTTTGAGATAATTAAATGGGGATTATATGAGATTTCTGGAGAAGATATTTCCTCTTTCAGTCAGGCTCTGTTTCATCCAAAGTTGGAAGGAAGCAatggaaataattttcaaagGAGCTTCCAAAGAGTACATAGTCTTTCGGTAACTTCACTTCTTGCTTTATATAAACATATCACTACCAAGAGACGAATTGTCTCGGTTTGGTTttgtctcttcctctctctcactGCAGCTATTTCTTCCAGTTTAGGTCATCCAGATCTTCCATTTGTATGAAAAGCACACACATTCTTGCAAAGTCTTTTGTATTGGGTGAATCTTAGTAGTAGTATATTTTAGTTAAGACCTCCATGCATTTCTATTGCTTTGGTTGACAGATCTAAGGCAAGTGGGAACTACATTGAACACTATTACCTGTATTCCTTGGTTGCTATTAATTGTTAAGGTAGAATCCTTATAACAAAGTAACCGGTATTTCCTTCTAACAATAGATTGTTCCTGGATTATATCATAAGCACAGAAAAGAATCGGGATTCTAGACATACTGATTTACACCATTAAAGTGTAAATAGTCATTCTGTAGAGGGGTTGTACAGACAGACGTCAGCTTCTATATATAAGTAAGCTGAGAATACTAAAACAGCGATCAAACCCACAGACTTAGTGGTCTACTTTTTCAATAAAAGATGCAACTGACATTTTTGTTTACTGCAGAGTTCCATTCATGAAATTATAACTGAACAATGAAGCTTTTAATCTTTAAACTCATTCTGCAGGTTTCAATTGAGTATGGATTGTGCGAGATGTTGAACCGGGAAGCCATCAGATATCCTCCTAAAGATGGGGATTGGGGTTTTGACATTGCTGAGCTTGAAGCCATGCTACCGACTGGTACAGTGGATCATACAGTAGAAAGAGTGTATAAACAGGTAAAATGTTTTGGACAAACAGTATTCTTTTGCCTGGAAATTATATAACTGGATGCCAATACATTGGCAATATAATCACCACTTCACTTTGCATTGATGCAAATTGGCTGCAGATGCCACAATGGGAAGAGACAGTATTGGGCGCACGAGCTAGATATGAGCAAATTATTGTTGCCCTAGCTGATAAATGTCCTTCAGAAAACTTGCTGCTTGTCACACATGGTAAGATAATAATTTTCATATGATTATGAAGACATCTTCAGAACATCTTGTCAAGCAAGCTCAGTTGAATTTTAAGTTCCTGTACTTTATTTCATCGGCTTCTTTTAGCAAATAGGCAGGCTTTTGAATTCAGCTTCATAGCACTAACTATTTCAAGTGCTTCCAGTAGATGGTTGAGAGCCATTGATAGGTCCAACAGTGACAATGTCTAAGGGATAGACCATATTGTTTTTGGGATATATTCAAGAAGCACAAAAATTGACCATTGGTCAAGCACATCAATGTAGCCTGCAAGTTCCATGACATGCTTTTGCTCATTTACCGAAGTTTCCAATAGTTGTGCTTCTGTGCAGGGGAAGGAGTTGGAGTGTCTGTCTCAGCAATTTTGAAGGATGCAACAGTTTACGATGTAGAGTATTGTGCGTATTCTAATCTCGAAAGACCAATCTTTCTGAAGGACGAGTCGTTTACTGCTGGAAACTTTGAGTTACTCACAAACCCTGGCCAAACTGGCATAAGTTACTTGCCCTCGAGCAGGCTCTCTGATGGCTTGTGActgaaatagtcaattgccgTCCTATGATTGAAGGGAAAGAGGATCCAAATCAATCCCTCTTTGGAACTTGTAGTTTCAGGATGTGAACTTTTAGTGGCGCGATTCTCATCGGTCCCGTGATTGTATTGCTGAGACAAAACTTGTTAGAATGATGTCTTTGTTTATGATTGTTGTCGGTAATTATTATTTTACAACGACAAAAGAGCTACTTTTTTACAACAAACCACTGCTGTTTTGCTGTGTGATGCTTGCTAGATGAATAAGCCTCCTCCtgcatttttcttatttacttCCTTGTGAGTGAGTCTACTACATTAATGTCGACCAGATACTTTCTGAGCTCCACCTGCTGAAAATCCTCCTGCGGAAACATTTCAGCTTGAAAGGAGCAGAATTCGCTTGCTACAACTTCCAGAGAATCGATTAATCCTTTTACCACTTGAAATAGCTTGTTTGCAAATTATTAAACACTGGCCATCGCAAGCGAAAGTTATCTAGGCTGAAATATCGTTTCGAGAGTAGCATTATCGAAGAAAACGGATGTAGCaagcaaagaaataaaaaaataaataacaatagtAGCAAGCGAAATGTCTTGCTAATTGTTGAGAATAGTTTAGAATTTTGCATGTAGTTGATTGTATGATAGGATAACTCATACACTAAAGTTCATAGCCTTCACAATtcgcatttcttttttctgcctTATTTCAGGTGGTTTTCTGAGATTGATGTCGACTCTCCGAATTAGGAAGCAGCTGCAATGTGGATTGGCGCTGCACGGCATTTGTGTCGACGAAActtaaaagcaagaaaagatgatttttaAAACCtacaaaatcaaattgaataagGTATAATTTATCTCATTGCAAATGCAGGCAAAGAAATTTGATCATCGCTATGGACATAAATCTCGAATTATTCCTAAATGAAGGATATTATTCTTGCGTTTGTTACCCTATGTTCTTCAATCTAGTTTTATCATCCTTATGGGAATAAATCTCGAATTATTCCTAAACGACACAAATTATTCCCTAGTTTACTAGGATATATTCTTCATTGTTgttccttttgccttttcacctataaaacataaaaaaagtaaGCGgacttaaaaagcaaaaaacccTCGGGTCCACAGCCAcactttttccatttttcctataacTGTTACCAAGTAAACAAGTTGCGGCGTCGTGGCCCGGGCAAATCCACGTAGTGAGTTCAAGCAAACAAATTGCATCTCGACGTCATTCTTTGCATTATTCCTAACTGAAGAGGAATTATTCTTGCCATTATTACACTACATTCTTCATTCTACTTTTTATCATCTCAATGGGAATAAATCTTGAACCGTTcctaaatgaaaaagaaaaatatgcccgCGTAATTGTCACGCTTATTTCTTCATTCTAGAGTTCATTTTTCCTATTCACTTATATTACACAAGAAATTAAGATGGACACAAAAACCAGTCACGTCCACCGGCCACCGTTTAGCGTTATTTCCTATGATTTGTTACCTGgtatttcaaaacaaaacaaagagataaagaaaaaggaaaagtggtGGTTCAGAGGGTTCGGCCCATTGGGCCATGATGGACCCGAGCGGCACCTGCCCGTAATCCTTCCACTGCCGGGAGCGGGAGGTTATCGCTGCTCTGTGAAGCCAGCCTCACGCGGACCCCTCCACTCTAAGGACCAACGCCGCCCAAGCCTTTGCCCGGCCAGCATGGATCAACTCTCGGCTTGGAACGGGCGGGCCAGAAGAGAGCCGCAGACAGGCCCGACCCGC
The sequence above is drawn from the Rhodamnia argentea isolate NSW1041297 chromosome 9, ASM2092103v1, whole genome shotgun sequence genome and encodes:
- the LOC115757091 gene encoding uncharacterized protein LOC115757091, translating into MLLFHVMFLPPPPTITRNHLFLSHRLSPPPPLSLSLHPNAASKLLLLLLSPPPIATTAAAPMASSDPQADPQRRQHVVVMRHGDRIDNFEPLWVSTAARPWDPPLVEAGWVRAFCTGRKLRDQLGFPIHRVFVSPFLRCVQTASEAVSALCAVDDEDLTTTNSEALSIDPSRLKVSIEYGLCEMLNREAIRYPPKDGDWGFDIAELEAMLPTGTVDHTVERVYKQMPQWEETVLGARARYEQIIVALADKCPSENLLLVTHGEGVGVSVSAILKDATVYDVEYCAYSNLERPIFLKDESFTAGNFELLTNPGQTGISYLPSSRLSDGL